A region of Streptomyces sp. NBC_01750 DNA encodes the following proteins:
- the bcp gene encoding thioredoxin-dependent thiol peroxidase: MSERLQPGDTAPAFSLPDADGNEVSLAEHKGRKVIVYFYPAAMTPGCTKQACDFTDNLELLTGAGYDVIGVSPDKPEKLAKFREKENLKVTLVGDPSKETLEAYGAFGEKKLYGKTVTGVIRSTIVVDEEGRVEHALYNVKATGHVAKIIKDLGI; encoded by the coding sequence ATGAGCGAGCGACTCCAGCCCGGCGACACCGCCCCCGCCTTCAGCCTGCCCGACGCGGACGGCAACGAGGTCTCGCTCGCGGAGCACAAGGGCAGGAAGGTGATCGTGTACTTCTACCCGGCGGCGATGACCCCCGGCTGCACCAAGCAGGCCTGCGACTTCACGGACAACCTGGAGCTGCTGACGGGCGCCGGCTACGACGTGATCGGCGTGTCCCCGGACAAGCCGGAGAAGCTGGCGAAGTTCCGCGAGAAGGAGAACCTGAAGGTCACGCTGGTCGGTGACCCGTCCAAGGAGACGCTGGAGGCGTACGGCGCCTTCGGCGAGAAGAAGCTGTACGGCAAGACGGTGACCGGAGTGATCCGGTCGACGATCGTGGTCGACGAGGAGGGCAGGGTCGAGCACGCGCTCTACAACGTGAAGGCGACCGGCCATGTCGCCAAGATCATCAAGGACCTCGGCATCTAG